One genomic segment of Macaca fascicularis isolate 582-1 chromosome 19, T2T-MFA8v1.1 includes these proteins:
- the CASP14 gene encoding caspase-14 → MSNLRSSEEEKYDMSGARLALTLCVTKAREGFEEDLDALEYMFRQLRFESTMKRDPTAQQFQEELEKFQQAIDSREDPISCAFVVLMAHGREGFLKGEDGEMVKLDNLFEALNNKNCQALRAKPKVYIIQACRGEQKDPGETVGGDEIVMVTKDSPQTIPTYTDALHVYSTVEGYIAYRHDQKGSCFIQTLVDVFTKGKGHILELLTEVTRRMAEAEMVQEGQAKKTNPEIQSTLRKRLYLQ, encoded by the exons GAGAAATATGATATGTCAGGTGCCCGCCTGGCCCTAACACTGTGTGTCACCAAAGCCCGGGAAGGTTTCGAAGAAGACCTGGATGCTCTGGAATACATGTTTCGGCAGCTGAGATTCGAAAGCACCATGAAAAGAGACCCCACTGCCCAG CAATTCCAGGAAGAGCTGGAAAAATTCCAGCAGGCCATCGATTCCCGGGAAGATCCCATCAGTTGTGCCTTCGTGGTTCTCATGGCTCACGGGAGGGAAGGCTTCCTCAAGGGAGAAGATGGGGAGATGGTCAAGCTGGACAATCTCTTCGAGGCCCTGAACAACAAGAACTGCCAGGCCCTGCGAGCCAAGCCCAAGGTGTACATCATACAGGCCTGTCGAGGAG AACAAAAGGATCCTGGTGAAACAGTAGGTGGAGATGAGATTGTGATGGTCACCAAAGACAGCCCCCAAACCATCCCAACGTACACAGATGCCCTGCACGTCTACTCCACGGTGGAGG GATACATCGCCTACCGACATGATCAGAAAGGCTCGTGCTTTATCCAGACCCTGGTGGATGTGTTCACGAAGGGCAAAGGACATATCTTGGAGCTCCTGACAGAG GTGACCCGGCGGATGGCAGAAGCAGAGATGGTTCAGGAAGGACAAGCAAAGAAAACGAACCCTGAAATCCAAAGCACCCTCCGGAAACGGCTGTATCTGCAGTAG